One region of Solanum pennellii chromosome 6, SPENNV200 genomic DNA includes:
- the LOC107021460 gene encoding em protein H5, with product MASHQEERSELDRRAKEGETVVPGGTGGKSLEAQEHLAEGRSRGGQTRKEQLGSEGYQEMGRKGGLSTGDEAGGERAQREGIEIDESKYKTKG from the exons atggCGTCACATCAAGAAGAAAGGTCTGAGCTGGATCGAAGGGCAAAGGAAGGTGAAACTGTAGTTCCTGGTGGTACTGGTGGCAAGAGTCTTGAAGCTCAAGAGCACCTTGCTGAAg gGAGGAGCCGAGGAGGGCAAACGAGGAAGGAGCAGTTGGGAAGTGAAGGGTACCAGGAAATGGGACGGAAGGGAGGTCTAAGCACAGGCGATGAGGCTGGTGGTGAGCGTGCTCAACGTGAAGGCATAGAGATTGACGAGTCAAAGTATAAGACCAAGGGTTAA
- the LOC107022762 gene encoding uncharacterized protein At4g08330, chloroplastic-like, with protein MTDLLSCSSPQPHDINIPFSSHLQTNAAQRDVTYSCGSCGYELNLNSCNRNTTVIGSKYGKTMRRGVLSFLCIDESRFTQISKLRCSPYFRSKNSWGFFQRHTKLLCRKCRNYIGISYTTSNNNGTSGAAIHTDVNSDAALATPNCWDGLSACTTNYEIKICALRPSEKEVIMHQ; from the exons ATGACAGATTTGTTGAGCTGCTCATCACCTCAGCCTCACGACATTAATATTCCATTTTCCTCTCATCTTCAAACCAATGCTGCTCAAAGAGACGTCACTTACAG TTGCGGATCCTGTGGATATGAATTGAACCTCAACTCTTGCAATCGCAATACGACAGTTATTGGGTCAAAATATGGAAAAACAATGAGGAGAGGGGTTCTCTCATTTCTATGCATTGATGAGAGCAGATTTACTCAGATAAGTAAACTTAGATGCTCACCCTATTTCAGGTCCAAAAACTCGTGGGGTTTCTTTCAACGACACACTAAACTCTTGTGTCGAAAGTGCAGAAATTATATTGGTATTTCTTATACAACTAGTAATAACAATGGTACAAGTGGTGCTGCAATACATACTGATGTCAACTCAGATGctgcattagcaacacctaaTTGTTGGGATGGGCTGTCAGCTTGTACAACTAATTACGAAATAAAGATATGTGCATTAAGGCCATCTGAGAAGGAAGTCATTATGCACCAGTAA